The DNA region ACGGTAAGTTtgtgagaggagaagagatgGGAGAAATGGGAAAGGCGATCGGATTGCTGATGAGCGGGACGCTAGTGTATTACCATTGCGTTAATCGGAACGCGACTCTTCTCTCACTCCTCTCTGACGTTCTCATTGTTCTCTTATCTTCCCTCGCCCTCCTCGGCCTTCTTTTCCGTCAACTCAATGTCTCGTAAGATCCCCCcctaatttttgagatttttctgCAAATTCGTATTGTTTCGAGTATTGAGATTAATCGTACCTCTCCAATTTTCTGGTTAAAGGTGAAAAAATTGTGACATTCTTTGTTTGGCTGTATGATCTGTTCCAAATTCAAATTGAGTGTGCGTCTGCTGTGTTTGATCTCACATAATCacttgtttgatttgctttgtcTTTCAATGTAACGAATTAGGGTACGAAGCTCAAGCTTATGTGTGAATGTATTAGCATTTGATATTCATAACCATGAgctttggggtttttttttgttgtgtcttACTCATAATTCTATCAATTTCGTCCCTCTTGATCTGATCATTTATAAGTACTCTCTTGTATTCTCAAAAGTAGAATGATTTTACAAAGTAACAAATATACGTTTTGTGTGAAGAGTACCTGTGGATCCATTAGAGTGGCAAATATCACAGGACACAGCATGTAACATTGTTGCGCGCGTAGCTAATACTGTTGGAGCAGCTGAATCCGTTCTGCGGGTTGCAGCAACAGGACATGACAAGAGGCTATTTCTNCCCCCCCctaaaatttgagaaatctcttcaaaatctttttgttttgagtattgggATTAATCATACGTCTCCAATTTGTCTGTTGAAGGTGAAAAGTTGTGAAATTCTTTGTTTAGGTGTATGATCTGTTCAAATTCAAATTGAGTGTGCTTCTGCTGTGTTTGATCTCACATAATCacttgtttgatttgctttttctTTCAATCTAACGAATTAGGGTACGAAGCTCAAGCTTATGTGTGAATGTATTAGCTTTTGATATTCATAACCATGAGCTTGGGGGTTTTTTCATCCCTCTTGATCTGATCAATGTATAAGTCATCAACACGAAAAGTGTACATGATTTGATGATTTACAAAGAATCTCCTGTATTCTCGAAAGTAGAATGTTTTTTAcaaagtacaaatatattttgggtGAAGAGTACCTGTGGATCCATTAGAGTGGCAAATATCACAGGACACAGCATGTAACATTGTTGCGCGCGTAGCTAATACTGTTGGAGCAGCTAAATCCGTTCTGCGGGTTGCAGCAACCGGACATGACAAGAGGCTATTTCTTAGGGCAAGTGCATTCTGTTTTTCTTCCTTGTTTACACCCATTATTAAAGCCTAGAAGATGGACTAAGATTCCGCAGAAACCTGTCAGTTGTGATTTTACCCAATTAGTCAAGTACCACACCGATGCAATACATTTCTCTGGTTTTTATACTTAGTGGCAGAATTAGAAACTGAACTTTTGTTTTCTCCGCCTGTGCTATGTCTCTCAGGTTGTGGTCTGTCTTTACTTCTTGGCAGCTCTAGGACGAATCATGTCGGGGGTTACCATTGCCTATGCAGGTAAAAGCATTACGGTTCGCTCTCAACCATAATGCTAACTTACCGCTAtgttgtaggcttgtagcaTTTATAAAGATGAATATAAAGATAATGTGGAATGATgctttcaatatttatttttgatacttttcttcttctactacttccGGTTATAAAATGTATCTGCAGATATTGTTTCTGACTCTGTTAATTCTTCTGTCTACAACAGGACTATGTTTGTTCTGTCTCTCCAGGCTTTTTCAGAGTTCCGATCGAAACTCCGTATTGAACCGAAGAAACCGAGAGATTTTGGAACGAGAAACACCTTCGGAGTTCTGATGTACAATCAAACTATCTGAACTtgttctcttcttatttttttgttctttttccacCACCCATGTTCATAGCTTTGGATAGTTGTAATAATTCTTGCAGTtcctaattaaataaatatttttcctaatttaaatttatcaatGTTAATTAGGGAAGAAAGTAACAAAGTTTTGCTGAAAATTAAATGACTGTATGTTCTAAGCAAATGATACCATCAGTTTTATAAATTCATcatgttgttgtcttgttgatgATGTGTTCAGGAGATTCTCAagctgtaagaaaaaaaatcattaaagcaaAATCTTAAACCGGAGTCTACCGATTTCCATAAGTACCGAATCGGATCCGGTATAGTCATCTATTGGCTCCGCCGCAAGTTCGAGTGTTCCTCCTAAATCTTCTTCAGACCCAACCAAAACCCTTCCCCCGTTTCTTGCTTTCACTAATCTCGCCGgcgattttttttcctttcaaagtCGCAAACATTGTCCTCGATCTCAATTGGGTTTCCCAGAAAAGTTTCCACTTTCCCATAGAAAAAATCGTTTCATGGTTACGACCTTGGAGTCGCGGGTAAAATGCTATGGAGATGCAATTGGgtgaagcagaggaagagaaTCCTTAACACACTCAGTCTCTCTTCGGTTCAAGATCAATTCACCACGAAACCAAGTGAATACTCTCCAAGAATTGCTCCGAAGCCACCACTCACGCACGATAATGTGTATTCTTACTTACGAGAGTCACCATCCGATCTCAAAACTTTGAATTACTTCTTCTGGTGCGCGAAGCAGAACAGCTACTTCCACGATGATCGAGCATTTGATCACATGGTTAGTGTTGTTGAGAAACTAACTCGGCAATACAATAGCATCGATCGAGTCATAGAGGAACTGAAGCTATCTGGTTGTGAGATTAAGCCTCGTGTTTTCTTGTTACTGTTGGAGATCTTTTGGCGTGGTCATATCTACGATAAGGCTATCGAGGTCTACAATGGCATGAATGGTTTCGGATATGTGCCCAACGCTCGTGCCATGAATATGATGATGGATGTTCATTTCAAACTCAATCTTCTTTATGGAGCTCTTGAAATTTTCGAAGGGATACGTTTTCGAAATTTCTTTAGTTTCGACATTGCATTGTGTCATTTTTGCAGTCGAGAGTATTTAGTTATGGTTAAGATagttttgaagatgatgattagAGAAGGTTTTTATCCTAACGGTGAGAGGTTTGGCCAGATTATTAGACTGTGCTGTAGAAAAGGCTGCGTCGCTCAAGGGTTTCAAGTGGTTGGATTGATGATATCTAGTggaatctctgtttctgttcatgTCTGGAACATGTTGGTTAGTGGTTGTTTTCGATCAGGAGAGCCGCAAAAGGCGGTTGATCTGTTCAATAAGATGATTCAGATCGGTTGCTCTCCTAATCTCGTGACATATACTAGTCTAATCAAAGGGTTTATGGATTTTGGAATGGTTAACGAAGCGTTTAGTTTGCTAAGTATTGTGCAATCCCAAGGTTTAGCTCCAGATATTGTTCTTTGCAATATGATGATACAAACATTCACTAGACTCGGAAGATTCGAAGAAGCTCGTAACGTTT from Camelina sativa cultivar DH55 chromosome 3, Cs, whole genome shotgun sequence includes:
- the LOC104778749 gene encoding reticulon-like protein B23, with the translated sequence MYKSSTRKVVPVDPLEWQISQDTACNIVARVANTVGAAKSVLRVAATGHDKRLFLRVVVCLYFLAALGRIMSGVTIAYAGLCLFCLSRLFQSSDRNSVLNRRNREILERETPSEF
- the LOC104775784 gene encoding putative pentatricopeptide repeat-containing protein At1g16830; this translates as MLWRCNWVKQRKRILNTLSLSSVQDQFTTKPSEYSPRIAPKPPLTHDNVYSYLRESPSDLKTLNYFFWCAKQNSYFHDDRAFDHMVSVVEKLTRQYNSIDRVIEELKLSGCEIKPRVFLLLLEIFWRGHIYDKAIEVYNGMNGFGYVPNARAMNMMMDVHFKLNLLYGALEIFEGIRFRNFFSFDIALCHFCSREYLVMVKIVLKMMIREGFYPNGERFGQIIRLCCRKGCVAQGFQVVGLMISSGISVSVHVWNMLVSGCFRSGEPQKAVDLFNKMIQIGCSPNLVTYTSLIKGFMDFGMVNEAFSLLSIVQSQGLAPDIVLCNMMIQTFTRLGRFEEARNVFTSLQKRKLVADQYTFASILSSLSLSREFDLVPRIASGIGTDFDLVTGNILLNCFSKVGHNLYALKVLRSMSNKDFALDCYTFTGYLTALCRGGASREAVKMYEIIIRENKCLDAHFHTAVIDSLIELGEYTTAIHLFKRCILEKYPLDVVSYTVAMKGLVRANRIDEAWSLFYEMKEDGVSPNRRTYRTLISGLCKEKENEKVKKILRECIEEGVELDPNTKFKVISLLSRYRRDFSEFRSVFEKWRSDFTENVDVSDSDDNLAVSVG